A part of Drosophila ananassae strain 14024-0371.13 chromosome 2R, ASM1763931v2, whole genome shotgun sequence genomic DNA contains:
- the LOC6493259 gene encoding uncharacterized protein LOC6493259 gives MSATTRTGLIPTPKRHVKYLKKRKNLHGDVSRMPLKFEATPMPLSLRPFGGLFNPFAKGCSVLCNHPAPSGVKDVINQLKTSLAIEGKNPQHGKPEKVPEEEELQPHEADNIPEDLFRRYAETDSRPMTPTPTVTSIHTRTSAGSFYRRCITPEWGKHENIKRKKIILDLRRSHSQETVYWKPSSDLTQSGLEEDKKPKSAGANEDKKPKRQPSNEQRPKSSLATASLAPGGDAGNEMEPKPKTCINEHELSDEDVRRGKKRKKLKPTQATTTFHLSEDPETQVAALGPDSLNPSTRPSLIPNSLTLLPKDKRENEREPILLKGSFLTDEAFQALKTDLDVDLIENTFGRYLNRALKEAIKYMPPKPKTVIKTNEEKVPPEKQSKMPRKFSKSATRFDVPMDLSMMKNMTPWDYLSKYVWVSQQRKQLYKRVFLKYLSKVEEPESELGVMGNDELPEYKYKERTLVWQSLPQALEDVLEFHGTEKNVQGTLSVLGYDLQGCGDLDFRAWCGIVSFAERLALADESGSEDSCDELEKADFNSMEQIMPDFEVPEKLKLIFDIIRKTHKVRY, from the exons ATGAGTGCGACAACACGTACTGGCCTAATACCCACGCCGAAAAGACATGTCAAGTATCTCAAAAAG CGCAAAAACCTACATGGCGATGTCTCGAGAATGCCCCTCAAGTTTGAGGCCACTCCCATGCCACTATCATTGCGCCCTTTTGGGGGCCTCTTCAATCCATTTGCCAAAGGATGCTCTGTACTTTGCAACCATCCTGCTCCTTCGGGAGTCAAGGATGTGATTAATCAGCTGAAAACATCGCTGGCCATCGAGGGAAAGAATCCCCAGCACGGAAAACCAGAAAAGGTGCCCGAGGAGGAAGAACTGCAGCCTCATGAGGCGGATAACATTCCGGAGGATCTATTCCGGCGATATGCGGAGACAGATTCCCGCCCCATGACTCCAACACCCACAGTCACCAGTATCCATACCAGGACCAGTGCAGGATCCTTTTATCGGCGATGCATCACTCCGGAGTGGGGAAAACATGAGAACATCaagaggaaaaaaatcatattgGATCTCAGGAGATCCCACTCGCAGGAGACAGTGTACTGGAAGCCCAGCTCAGACTTGACCCAAAGCGGTCTGGAGGAGGATAAGAAGCCTAAGAGTGCCGGGGCCAATGAGGACAAGAAGCCTAAGCGACAGCCGTCCAATGAGCAGAGGCCCAAGTCCTCCTTGGCAACGGCTAGCCTGGCTCCCGGAGGAGATGCTGGAAATGAGATGGAACCCAAACCGAAAACCTGCATCAACGAACACGAATTGAGTGACGAGGATGTGCGAAGGGGAAAAAAGAGGAAGAAGTTAAAGCCAACTCAAG CCACAACCACATTCCATCTGAGTGAGGATCCTGAGACTCAGGTGGCTGCTCTGGGCCCCGATTCCCTCAATCCTAGCACCAGGCCCAGTTTGATTCCCAACTCCCTCACCTTACTGCCCAAGGATAAACGCGAAAACGAGCGGGAACCTATCCTTTTGAAAGGAAGTTTCCTCACCGATGAGGCATTTCAGGCTCTGAAAACCGACTTAGATGTCGATCTCATAGAAAATACTTTTGGCAGATAT CTAAATCGGGCTCTAAAAGAAGCCATTAAGTACATGCCTCCAAAACCGAAAACTGTCATTAAGACTAACGAGGAGAAAGTTCCTCCGGAAAAACAATCCAAAATGCCCCGAAAGTTTTCTAAATCTGCCACAAGATTTGATGTTCCAATGGATCTCTCCATGATGAAAA ACATGACGCCTTGGGACTATCTGAGCAAGTACGTCTGGGTTTCCCAACAAAGGAAACAGCTCTATAAGCGGGTCTTTCTGAAATATCTAAGTAAAGTTGAGGAGCCGGAAAGTGAGCTGGGTGTCATGGGGAATGATGAACTGCCTGAATATAAATACAAGGAACGCACTCTTGTCTGGCAAAGTCTGCCACAAGCTCTGGAGGATGTCCTCGAATTCCATGGCACTGAAAAGAACGTCCAAGGCACTCTCAGTGTCTTGGGATACGATCTCCAAGGATGCGGGGATTTGGATTTTCGCGCCTGGTGTGGAATTGTGTCCTTTGCTGAGAGGCTGGCACTGGCAGATGAATCGGGATCGGAAGACTCCTGCGATGAGCTGGAGAAGGCGGACTTTAATAGCATGGAGCAGATTATGCCTGACTTTGAAGTTCCCGAAAAACTTAAACTTATATTTGATATAATACGAAAAACTCATAAAGTTAggtattaa